One part of the Chryseobacterium sp. 7 genome encodes these proteins:
- the ilvE gene encoding branched-chain-amino-acid transaminase, producing the protein MYYNDDTTIYFDGKFMKAKDAGTDLYGQSLHYGYSVFEGIKSYSTDQGTKVFKAKEHYERLKRSAELMHIPFDYSVDQLTELTYELLERNGFTDAYIRPLVTCSPNMSLSKGQKSYLSLLAWEWNNGYLADKMKIMTSPFQRPNPKAFKVEAKVGGHYVNSILACQDAKDKGYDEALVLDENGNVAESSGANVFYEKDGVLYTPGKGSILPGITRQTVFEICEKLDIPVKETFFKPEEMRGADAGFFCGTAAEIVALDSLDDVPFTRNWEETASGRVQQAYLKLVRVLSL; encoded by the coding sequence ATGTATTACAACGACGACACGACCATCTACTTTGACGGAAAATTTATGAAAGCGAAAGATGCCGGAACCGATCTTTATGGACAATCTCTTCACTATGGTTACTCTGTTTTTGAAGGAATTAAATCTTACAGCACGGATCAGGGTACCAAAGTCTTCAAAGCAAAAGAACATTATGAAAGACTAAAAAGATCAGCAGAACTGATGCATATTCCCTTCGATTATTCTGTAGATCAGCTTACAGAGCTTACTTACGAGCTTTTGGAGCGTAACGGTTTCACAGATGCTTATATCCGTCCGCTGGTCACATGTTCACCCAATATGTCCCTTTCAAAAGGGCAAAAATCCTACCTGTCACTTCTTGCCTGGGAATGGAATAACGGTTATCTGGCAGATAAAATGAAAATCATGACTTCCCCTTTTCAACGTCCTAATCCTAAAGCTTTCAAGGTTGAAGCCAAAGTGGGGGGACATTATGTAAACTCGATATTAGCATGTCAGGATGCCAAAGACAAAGGGTATGATGAAGCGCTGGTTCTGGATGAAAATGGAAATGTTGCCGAAAGTTCAGGTGCCAATGTTTTCTACGAAAAAGATGGAGTTTTATACACTCCTGGCAAAGGAAGCATCCTTCCGGGAATTACAAGACAAACCGTTTTTGAAATCTGCGAAAAGCTTGATATCCCAGTAAAAGAAACCTTCTTTAAGCCAGAAGAAATGCGAGGTGCAGATGCAGGCTTTTTCTGTGGTACAGCTGCAGAAATTGTGGCTCTTGATTCACTTGACGATGTTCCCTTTACGAGGAACTGGGAAGAAACGGCAAGCGGAAGAGTACAGCAGGCATATTTAAAATTGGTAAGAGTTCTGTCATTGTAA
- the ilvD gene encoding dihydroxy-acid dehydratase gives MLNKYSKTFTQNSEQPAAKAMLYGIGFTEEDMQKAQVGIASMGYDGNTCNMHLNDLAQVVKKGTWSHGLAGLIFNTIGVSDGMSNGTDGMRYSLVSRDVIADSIEAICGAQYYDGLIALPGCDKNMPGTIIAMGRLNRPSIMVYGGTIAPGRYKGEQLNIVSAFEALGKKIAGEITEEDFDGVVKNSCPGAGACGGMYTANTMASAIEALGMSLPYSSSNPALSKEKQEECLEAGKYLKVLLEKDIKPSDIMTRKAFENALRMIVILGGSTNAVLHFIAMAKSVGVPLTQDDFQMMSDKTPVLADLKPSGKYLMQDLYEHGGIPSVMKYLLNQGLLHGDCLTVTGKTLAENLENVPDLDFNTQKIIKPLSEPVKETGHLRILYGNLAEKGSVAKITGKEGERFVGKARVFDGEKNLIRGIQDGTVQHGDVIVIRHEGPKGAPGMPEMLKPTSALIGAGLGSSVALITDGRFSGGTHGFVVGHITPEAHEGGLIAFVNNDDLIEIDAVNNTIQLKVSEEEIERRKKGWQKPPLKVQKGLLYKYALTVSSAAEGCVTDEITQ, from the coding sequence ATGTTAAATAAATATTCAAAAACATTCACGCAAAACAGTGAACAACCCGCAGCCAAAGCAATGTTGTACGGGATAGGATTTACAGAAGAAGATATGCAGAAGGCTCAGGTCGGAATTGCCAGTATGGGCTATGACGGGAACACCTGTAATATGCATTTGAATGATCTGGCTCAGGTAGTAAAAAAAGGAACATGGAGTCATGGATTAGCCGGATTGATCTTTAACACTATTGGAGTAAGTGACGGAATGAGTAACGGAACAGATGGCATGCGTTATTCTCTGGTAAGCCGTGATGTAATTGCAGACAGCATCGAAGCTATCTGTGGAGCTCAATATTATGACGGATTGATCGCATTGCCAGGCTGCGATAAAAATATGCCGGGAACCATCATTGCAATGGGAAGATTAAACAGACCATCTATCATGGTATACGGAGGAACCATTGCTCCCGGCCGCTACAAAGGAGAACAGCTTAACATTGTTTCTGCTTTCGAAGCATTGGGGAAAAAGATTGCGGGAGAAATTACAGAAGAAGACTTTGATGGAGTTGTAAAGAATTCATGCCCGGGAGCAGGCGCATGCGGTGGAATGTATACTGCCAATACAATGGCTTCTGCTATCGAAGCACTAGGAATGAGTCTTCCATATTCTTCTTCCAATCCGGCTTTAAGCAAAGAAAAACAGGAAGAATGCCTTGAAGCAGGAAAATATCTGAAAGTATTACTGGAAAAAGATATTAAACCTTCGGATATCATGACCCGTAAAGCTTTTGAAAATGCGCTTCGCATGATTGTTATTCTCGGAGGAAGTACCAATGCTGTTCTACATTTTATAGCCATGGCAAAAAGTGTGGGAGTACCGCTTACTCAGGATGATTTCCAGATGATGAGTGATAAAACGCCGGTACTGGCAGACCTGAAACCAAGCGGAAAATACCTGATGCAGGATCTGTATGAACACGGAGGAATACCATCAGTCATGAAATACCTTTTAAACCAAGGATTATTACACGGTGATTGTTTAACGGTAACCGGAAAAACACTGGCAGAGAATTTAGAAAATGTTCCCGATCTGGATTTTAATACACAAAAAATCATAAAACCCCTTTCAGAACCTGTAAAAGAAACAGGCCACCTGAGAATATTATACGGAAACCTTGCTGAAAAGGGAAGTGTAGCCAAGATCACAGGAAAAGAAGGAGAACGTTTTGTAGGAAAAGCCCGTGTATTTGATGGCGAAAAAAATCTGATCAGAGGAATTCAGGATGGAACCGTACAGCATGGAGACGTTATTGTTATCCGTCATGAAGGCCCGAAAGGAGCTCCCGGAATGCCGGAAATGCTGAAACCTACCAGTGCGTTGATAGGAGCAGGCTTGGGAAGCAGTGTTGCTTTAATTACAGACGGAAGATTTAGTGGAGGAACCCATGGTTTTGTCGTAGGTCATATCACTCCGGAAGCCCATGAAGGAGGTTTGATAGCTTTTGTAAACAATGATGACCTGATTGAAATTGATGCTGTAAACAACACCATACAGCTCAAAGTTTCAGAAGAAGAAATAGAAAGAAGAAAGAAAGGATGGCAAAAACCGCCTCTTAAAGTACAGAAAGGACTGCTTTATAAATATGCATTAACAGTATCATCAGCGGCAGAAGGCTGTGTAACAGACGAAATCACTCAATAA
- the ilvB gene encoding biosynthetic-type acetolactate synthase large subunit, which translates to MENLNISTEIQLSGSRIILEAFLQEGVKTVFGYPGGAIIPIYDALYDYKENLKHILVRHEQAAVHAAQGLARVSGEVGVVLATSGPGATNLVTGLADALLDNTPLVCITGQVFEHLLGTDAFQEIDVMNVTSPVTKWNYQVTDANELPEVLAKAFYIAKSGRPGPVLIDVTKNAQLQSVAYKGYSQCNSLRSYKPDPDPCLENIAQAAKLINNAEKPFIIAGQGIMLGKAEKEFLQFAEKSGIPVAWTVLGMSAIATNHPQAVGMVGMHGNYGPNILTNECDVLIAVGMRFDDRVTGRLDQYAKQARIIHLDIDNAEINKNVKVDVPVLGNCKHTLPLLTERIAKREHHEWHERFKKCHEVETIKLINTELYPEEGEITMGEVIRYLNEMTKGEAVIVTDVGQHQMATCRYSHFKHSRTNVTSGGLGTMGFCLPAAIGASYAQTQRPVIAVMGDGGAQMNIQELGTIMQYHPEVKILILNNCYLGMVRQWQELFHEERYSSVDIQSPDFVQVAKGYNISGKKVSDREDLKWALREMLDHKGSFLLEVMTGKEHNIFPMIPQGKSVSEIVLNNKA; encoded by the coding sequence ATGGAAAACCTGAATATATCAACAGAAATACAACTGAGCGGAAGCCGGATCATTCTTGAAGCTTTTCTTCAGGAAGGGGTGAAAACCGTTTTCGGATATCCGGGAGGTGCCATTATTCCTATTTATGATGCCCTTTATGATTATAAGGAAAACCTGAAACATATCCTTGTCCGCCACGAGCAGGCGGCAGTACATGCAGCACAGGGCTTAGCAAGAGTCTCTGGAGAAGTCGGGGTTGTATTGGCAACCAGTGGTCCCGGAGCTACCAATCTTGTAACCGGTTTGGCAGATGCACTATTGGATAATACTCCTTTGGTATGTATTACAGGGCAGGTTTTTGAACATCTTTTAGGAACTGATGCCTTTCAGGAAATAGATGTAATGAACGTCACAAGCCCGGTTACCAAATGGAATTATCAGGTAACTGATGCCAATGAGCTACCTGAAGTGTTAGCAAAAGCATTTTACATTGCAAAATCTGGCCGCCCGGGTCCTGTACTGATTGATGTGACCAAAAATGCCCAGTTACAGTCTGTTGCCTATAAAGGATATTCACAATGTAATTCATTGAGGAGTTATAAGCCGGATCCTGATCCGTGTTTGGAAAATATTGCTCAAGCTGCAAAGCTGATCAACAATGCGGAAAAACCATTTATCATCGCAGGGCAGGGGATTATGCTGGGGAAAGCTGAAAAAGAGTTTTTACAGTTTGCAGAAAAATCAGGAATTCCTGTAGCATGGACTGTTCTTGGAATGAGCGCTATTGCCACAAACCATCCTCAAGCTGTAGGAATGGTAGGAATGCATGGAAACTATGGTCCGAATATATTAACCAACGAATGCGATGTTCTTATTGCTGTCGGAATGAGGTTCGATGACCGTGTGACCGGAAGACTGGATCAATATGCAAAACAGGCCAGAATTATTCACCTGGATATTGATAACGCTGAGATCAATAAAAATGTAAAAGTAGACGTTCCGGTTCTTGGGAACTGCAAACATACCCTTCCTCTTCTTACGGAAAGGATTGCAAAAAGAGAACATCATGAATGGCATGAAAGATTCAAAAAATGTCATGAAGTTGAAACTATCAAGCTGATCAATACAGAGCTTTATCCTGAAGAAGGTGAGATTACCATGGGAGAAGTTATTCGTTACCTGAATGAAATGACAAAAGGTGAGGCGGTAATTGTAACAGATGTGGGACAACACCAGATGGCAACATGCCGTTACTCTCATTTCAAACATTCCCGGACCAATGTTACAAGTGGAGGGCTCGGAACAATGGGATTCTGTCTTCCCGCAGCGATAGGGGCATCTTATGCACAGACCCAAAGACCTGTTATTGCCGTAATGGGAGATGGTGGTGCTCAGATGAATATCCAGGAGCTGGGAACCATTATGCAGTACCATCCGGAAGTGAAGATTCTGATTCTTAATAATTGCTATCTGGGAATGGTAAGGCAATGGCAGGAATTGTTTCATGAAGAAAGATATTCCTCGGTAGATATCCAAAGCCCCGATTTTGTTCAGGTTGCAAAAGGATATAATATCTCCGGAAAGAAAGTTTCTGACAGAGAAGACCTGAAATGGGCACTCCGTGAAATGCTGGATCACAAAGGGTCTTTCCTCCTTGAAGTAATGACAGGAAAAGAACATAATATATTTCCGATGATCCCGCAGGGAAAAAGTGTTTCGGAGATTGTATTAAATAATAAAGCTTAA
- a CDS encoding ACT domain-containing protein — protein sequence MKTDHKEYTITAYTEDYLGLISRINAIFSRRRISLVTFNVGPSEIEKVKKFVIVIRETEDSVQKISRQMEKQVDVLEVHYHRTPYLTAIEYAS from the coding sequence ATGAAAACAGATCATAAAGAATACACCATTACGGCGTACACAGAAGATTATTTAGGATTGATCAGCCGCATCAATGCTATATTTTCAAGAAGAAGAATTTCTCTGGTAACCTTCAATGTAGGTCCTTCGGAAATAGAAAAAGTAAAAAAGTTTGTTATTGTCATCAGAGAAACAGAAGATTCTGTTCAAAAGATCAGCAGACAAATGGAAAAACAGGTAGATGTTCTGGAAGTACATTATCACAGAACTCCATACCTGACCGCAATAGAATATGCGAGTTAA
- the ilvC gene encoding ketol-acid reductoisomerase: protein MAKLNFGGVEENVVTREEFPLDKAQEVLKDEVVAVIGYGVQGPGQALNQKDNGINVIVGQRKNSKSWDKAVADGFVPGETLFEIEEALEKGTIICYLLSDAAQIEYWPKVKQHLTPGKALYFSHGFGITFSERTGIVPPADVDVFLVAPKGSGTSLRRMFLQDRGLNSSFAVYQDATGKARERVTALGIAIGSGYLFETDFKKEVYSDLAGERGTLMGAVQGIFAAQYDVLRKNGHSPSEAFNETVEELTQSLMPLVAENGMDWMYANCSTTAQRGALDWWKRFRDATSPLFEELYDNVAKGNEAQRSIDSNSKPDYREKLEAELTELRESEMWKAGKTVRSLRPENN, encoded by the coding sequence ATGGCAAAATTGAATTTTGGAGGAGTAGAGGAAAACGTAGTAACAAGAGAAGAATTTCCGTTGGATAAAGCTCAGGAAGTATTAAAAGATGAAGTAGTAGCAGTAATCGGATATGGAGTGCAGGGACCCGGACAGGCTTTAAACCAGAAAGATAACGGAATTAACGTAATTGTAGGACAGAGAAAAAACTCCAAATCATGGGATAAGGCAGTAGCAGACGGATTTGTGCCGGGAGAAACCTTATTCGAAATCGAGGAAGCATTAGAAAAAGGAACCATTATCTGCTATCTTCTGAGTGATGCCGCACAGATTGAATACTGGCCGAAAGTAAAACAGCATCTTACCCCAGGAAAAGCACTATACTTCTCTCATGGTTTCGGAATTACGTTCAGTGAGCGTACAGGAATTGTTCCTCCAGCCGATGTAGACGTATTTCTGGTAGCACCAAAAGGTTCAGGAACATCATTAAGAAGAATGTTCTTACAGGACAGAGGTTTGAACAGCAGTTTTGCTGTATATCAGGATGCTACGGGAAAAGCCAGAGAAAGAGTAACCGCATTAGGAATCGCAATAGGAAGCGGATATCTTTTTGAAACCGACTTTAAAAAAGAAGTATACAGTGATCTTGCCGGAGAACGTGGAACACTGATGGGAGCTGTACAGGGAATATTTGCCGCTCAGTATGATGTATTGAGAAAAAATGGCCACAGCCCTTCCGAAGCTTTTAATGAAACTGTAGAAGAACTCACTCAGTCATTAATGCCGTTGGTCGCAGAAAACGGAATGGACTGGATGTACGCCAATTGTAGTACAACCGCTCAGAGAGGAGCTTTAGATTGGTGGAAGCGTTTCAGAGATGCTACTTCGCCTTTGTTTGAAGAATTGTATGACAACGTAGCCAAAGGAAACGAAGCACAACGTTCTATCGACAGCAATAGCAAACCGGATTATCGTGAAAAATTAGAAGCTGAACTTACAGAGCTAAGAGAAAGCGAAATGTGGAAAGCTGGTAAGACGGTGCGAAGCCTGAGACCCGAAAACAATTAA
- the ilvA gene encoding threonine ammonia-lyase gives MMKEGISSSVLEHVYKAEERLKDVVVKTPLAVNNNLSAIYDANIYFKREDLQRVRSYKIRGAYNKMASMSEEELSKGVVCASAGNHAQGVAFACQTMKVKGTIFMPLPTPGQKLEQVKMFGGEYIEVILFGDTFDAAKDAAMRFCKDNNSVFIHPFDDPAIIEGQATTALEILEQAEGMVDYLFVPIGGGGLAAGVCTVFQHLSPQTKIIGVEPSAAASMKKALEKGQPVLLEKISRFVDGAAVQKVGDLTFERCKNILYDIATVDEGLVCETILSLYNKDAIVVEPAGALSVAALEKYREEIKGKNVVCIISGSNNDITRMEEIKEKALLHAGLKHYFLVRFPQRPGALKAFVMDVLGPDDDITYFEYTQKNSKEKGIAVVGIALKQNKDFTPLIDKMKQYDFFVNYLNNDPSLMNLLI, from the coding sequence ATGATGAAAGAGGGAATAAGTTCCTCCGTTTTAGAGCATGTCTATAAAGCGGAGGAACGATTAAAAGATGTAGTGGTAAAAACACCTTTGGCTGTCAATAATAATCTGTCAGCGATTTATGATGCGAATATTTATTTTAAAAGAGAAGACCTTCAAAGGGTAAGATCCTATAAAATACGAGGAGCCTATAATAAGATGGCCTCTATGTCTGAGGAAGAGCTTTCAAAAGGTGTTGTTTGTGCCAGTGCCGGAAATCATGCGCAGGGCGTTGCTTTTGCATGTCAGACCATGAAGGTCAAAGGAACGATTTTCATGCCTTTGCCTACACCCGGACAAAAACTTGAACAGGTGAAAATGTTCGGAGGAGAATACATAGAGGTTATTCTTTTCGGAGATACTTTTGACGCCGCAAAAGATGCCGCGATGAGGTTTTGCAAAGACAATAACAGTGTATTTATTCATCCTTTTGATGATCCGGCCATTATTGAAGGGCAGGCTACAACAGCACTCGAGATTCTTGAACAGGCAGAAGGTATGGTTGATTATCTTTTTGTTCCGATAGGCGGCGGTGGACTGGCAGCAGGAGTTTGTACTGTATTTCAGCATTTGTCTCCACAAACCAAAATTATTGGTGTAGAACCTTCCGCAGCAGCAAGCATGAAAAAAGCCCTTGAAAAAGGACAACCTGTTCTTCTCGAAAAAATAAGCCGTTTTGTAGACGGAGCAGCAGTACAGAAAGTAGGAGACCTCACTTTTGAACGCTGTAAAAATATCCTTTACGATATAGCTACAGTAGATGAAGGACTTGTCTGTGAAACCATATTATCACTGTATAATAAAGATGCTATTGTGGTAGAACCGGCGGGAGCACTTTCTGTAGCCGCTTTGGAAAAATATAGAGAAGAAATAAAAGGGAAAAATGTAGTGTGTATTATCAGCGGAAGCAATAACGATATTACCCGTATGGAAGAAATCAAGGAAAAGGCGTTGCTTCATGCAGGGTTAAAACATTATTTCCTGGTCAGATTTCCACAACGTCCCGGAGCATTGAAGGCTTTTGTAATGGATGTTCTTGGCCCTGATGATGATATTACCTACTTTGAGTACACTCAAAAAAACTCAAAAGAAAAGGGAATTGCAGTAGTAGGAATTGCTCTGAAACAAAACAAAGATTTCACACCACTGATCGATAAGATGAAACAATACGATTTTTTTGTCAACTATCTGAACAATGATCCTTCTCTGATGAACCTTCTTATTTAA
- a CDS encoding M20/M25/M40 family metallo-hydrolase, producing MNKNYVFSLLGLFLFAFASAQNYKKPLVSAIKEADLRTDMYQLAADQFWGREAGTLDELKVSMWLADKAKEAGMKPAGDNGTFFQFFDIYRHQIIPQSSLKIGDTNLKLWKDFLVAEPVNASVDAEIVYAGNAEPEDLAKLNIKGKVLAVNASDKNISKDMTLFVRRYPGFVRNKYYDKAFQLGAKAIIFITDDTSEKSWIEVLPQMTRGSYGVEGLREKITNNIPVLWIKRENAAWVKNNPKASLNLITETYKYPSVNIIGKIEGTDPVLKNEYVLLSGHQDHDGIRHPVKNDTIYNGADDNASTCVAMLAMARAYKKQPGKRSILFVFHGAEERGLLGSRWHAAHPVVPKEKIAAVLNGDMIGRNDNNEAALLGGNAPHKNSEELVKMAEDANNESTKFKYLKDWDSPSHAEYFYFRSDHLPYAKIGIPAIFFTSVLHDQYHTPQDESENINYKKLYKMTEWMYRTSWKVANEAERPKVISNFSLER from the coding sequence ATGAATAAAAATTATGTTTTTTCTTTGCTCGGGCTCTTCTTATTTGCCTTTGCAAGCGCTCAGAACTATAAGAAGCCTTTGGTTTCTGCCATCAAAGAAGCAGATCTTCGTACCGATATGTATCAGCTTGCTGCAGACCAGTTCTGGGGACGTGAAGCCGGAACACTGGATGAATTGAAGGTTTCTATGTGGCTGGCCGACAAAGCCAAAGAAGCAGGAATGAAACCTGCCGGGGATAACGGAACTTTTTTCCAGTTTTTTGATATATACAGACATCAGATTATTCCGCAAAGCAGCCTGAAAATTGGAGATACAAATCTGAAATTATGGAAGGATTTTCTTGTTGCTGAACCCGTAAATGCTTCTGTAGATGCTGAAATAGTGTATGCCGGAAATGCAGAACCTGAAGATCTGGCTAAATTAAACATCAAAGGAAAAGTTCTTGCGGTAAACGCTTCTGACAAAAATATTTCTAAGGATATGACTCTTTTTGTAAGAAGATATCCTGGATTCGTAAGAAATAAATATTACGATAAAGCTTTTCAGCTGGGAGCAAAAGCTATTATTTTCATCACCGATGATACTTCGGAAAAAAGCTGGATAGAAGTACTGCCCCAAATGACAAGAGGAAGCTACGGCGTGGAAGGATTAAGAGAAAAAATCACGAATAATATTCCTGTTTTATGGATTAAAAGAGAAAATGCAGCCTGGGTAAAAAACAATCCCAAAGCTTCTCTGAACCTGATCACTGAAACCTACAAATATCCATCAGTGAATATAATCGGAAAAATAGAAGGTACAGATCCTGTGCTTAAAAACGAATATGTTTTGCTGAGCGGACATCAGGATCATGATGGGATCAGACATCCGGTAAAAAACGACACCATCTACAACGGTGCTGATGATAATGCAAGTACCTGTGTTGCCATGTTGGCTATGGCCAGAGCATATAAAAAACAGCCGGGAAAAAGAAGTATTCTGTTTGTTTTCCATGGTGCTGAAGAAAGAGGATTGTTAGGTTCAAGATGGCATGCAGCCCATCCTGTTGTTCCGAAAGAAAAAATTGCAGCTGTTCTGAACGGCGATATGATTGGGAGAAATGATAATAATGAAGCTGCTTTATTAGGAGGAAATGCTCCACACAAAAATTCTGAAGAGCTTGTAAAAATGGCTGAAGATGCCAATAACGAAAGTACAAAATTCAAATACCTGAAAGATTGGGATTCTCCAAGCCATGCAGAATATTTCTATTTCAGAAGCGATCATCTTCCCTATGCTAAAATCGGAATTCCAGCGATATTCTTCACGAGTGTATTGCATGATCAGTACCATACCCCACAGGATGAATCTGAAAATATCAATTACAAAAAGCTGTATAAAATGACCGAATGGATGTACAGAACATCCTGGAAAGTAGCTAATGAAGCAGAACGTCCGAAAGTAATTTCGAATTTTTCGCTTGAAAGATAA
- a CDS encoding cytochrome-c peroxidase, whose translation MSKLSKYPILLLLYCAAALFTLYYCKNDKQQPVYEDLGSVKDRIIKTNTDFEKQINELKTLVSKDSDEKLLQEKFEDIRKTYKKMEWAVEYFLPHSARFINGPALPEIEMDEHTEIEPEGLQVLEEMLYPYEKRNKEEVIRMLNKLINKSNTIATNFQVITVSKDQVFDALRQETFRISSLGIAGFDTPVSGTFLQEIPSSLEGIQEILEQISTDKSKDKALKSIVAEINSAIKILKKNTDKNTFDYVNFIPDYLNKITALMLDFKNQENIPDVEVTTALNKNAATFFSKNAFNPNAFTPGKEYAYSEEKAALGHQLFNDKILSNSNNRSCATCHIPEKAFTDGLAKAMSLENSELPRNTPSLNYAGYQHGQFWDMRKDDLEGQSSDVISNKEEMHGDLNVILAKINEDKKYQTAFKKIYHSPKTEVWQLQNVLATYIRSLAKFNSDFDEYMRGNKSAMTENQQRGFNLFIGKAQCAICHFVPLFNGTVPPNFKKTEQEILGVALNGENKIFDNDPGRGKFHETVPSLQHSFKTPTLRNIHKTAPYMHNGGYKTLKEVMNFYNKGGGKAFGFKVENQTLSDAPLQLTDKEIDDIIEFMKALNDH comes from the coding sequence ATGAGTAAGCTTTCAAAATACCCGATACTCCTTTTGTTATACTGTGCAGCAGCACTTTTCACCCTTTATTATTGTAAAAATGATAAGCAGCAGCCTGTGTATGAAGATCTTGGTTCTGTAAAAGACAGGATTATCAAAACCAATACTGATTTCGAAAAGCAAATCAATGAACTGAAAACTCTGGTCTCTAAAGATTCTGATGAAAAACTCCTACAGGAAAAATTTGAAGATATCCGAAAAACCTATAAAAAGATGGAATGGGCTGTAGAATATTTTCTGCCCCACTCAGCGAGGTTTATCAATGGGCCAGCCCTTCCTGAAATAGAAATGGATGAACACACCGAAATAGAACCGGAAGGATTACAGGTTTTGGAAGAGATGTTGTATCCTTATGAGAAACGAAATAAAGAGGAAGTGATCAGAATGCTTAATAAGCTCATCAATAAAAGCAATACAATAGCAACCAACTTTCAGGTTATTACCGTTAGTAAAGATCAGGTTTTTGATGCTTTAAGACAGGAAACTTTCAGAATTTCCAGCTTAGGAATTGCAGGTTTTGACACACCTGTTTCGGGAACATTTTTACAGGAAATACCTTCTTCTCTGGAAGGAATTCAAGAAATACTGGAACAAATTTCAACAGACAAGTCAAAAGATAAGGCTTTAAAAAGTATTGTTGCAGAAATCAACTCAGCCATTAAAATCCTGAAGAAAAACACAGACAAAAATACGTTTGATTATGTCAATTTTATCCCTGACTACTTGAATAAAATCACTGCTCTGATGCTTGATTTTAAAAATCAGGAGAACATTCCGGATGTAGAAGTCACGACAGCTTTAAACAAAAATGCAGCTACTTTTTTCTCTAAAAATGCTTTTAATCCTAACGCCTTCACTCCCGGGAAAGAATATGCATATTCTGAAGAAAAGGCTGCTCTTGGGCATCAGCTTTTTAATGATAAAATTTTATCGAACAGCAACAACCGAAGCTGTGCCACATGCCATATTCCTGAAAAAGCCTTTACAGACGGACTCGCTAAGGCCATGTCTCTCGAAAATTCTGAACTGCCAAGAAATACGCCTTCACTCAACTATGCAGGTTATCAGCATGGCCAGTTTTGGGATATGAGAAAGGATGATCTGGAAGGGCAAAGTTCTGATGTGATTTCCAATAAAGAAGAAATGCACGGTGATCTGAATGTCATTCTTGCCAAAATCAATGAGGATAAAAAATACCAGACGGCATTCAAAAAAATCTACCATTCTCCAAAAACTGAGGTTTGGCAGCTGCAGAATGTACTGGCAACCTATATCCGTTCTCTCGCAAAATTCAATTCAGATTTTGATGAATATATGAGAGGAAACAAATCGGCGATGACGGAAAATCAACAGCGTGGTTTTAATCTTTTTATAGGAAAAGCCCAATGTGCAATTTGCCATTTTGTTCCTTTATTCAACGGTACCGTTCCTCCAAACTTCAAGAAAACAGAACAGGAAATACTTGGAGTGGCTTTGAATGGAGAAAACAAAATATTTGATAATGATCCGGGAAGAGGAAAATTCCATGAAACAGTTCCTTCGTTACAGCATTCCTTCAAAACGCCAACCCTTAGAAATATTCATAAAACCGCACCATATATGCACAACGGAGGGTACAAAACGTTAAAAGAAGTTATGAATTTCTACAACAAAGGCGGTGGAAAAGCTTTTGGATTTAAAGTAGAGAATCAAACACTTTCTGATGCCCCATTACAGCTTACCGATAAGGAAATAGACGATATTATTGAGTTTATGAAAGCGCTGAACGATCATTAA